The following nucleotide sequence is from Corynebacterium hindlerae.
CCGGCGGGTAGAGCCCACCGGAAGAGACAAGTTGCAGCGCCATCAGAATGATGCACAGCAAGCGGCCTGCCGAGGTCCCCACGAGGGCGTTGATGGATTGAGTGACGGCCACGAAGGTCATGGATACCCCAATCAGCGCAGCCCACAGCCCGAGTGGGTGTACGGCGTGGGCCCCGAGGAGGAATTCGAGGACGAACCATACTGCGGTGGCCTGGAGGCTGCCAATAATGATGCCGGGGATCCAGGAGGAAATAGCGACCCGGAAGGGGTGCATGCCGGCGTCGATGGCACGCCGCTTGAGGGGCCGCAGCACCATGAACATCATGGTTCCGCCGAGGAACATGGCCAGCGATGCGAAAAATGGTGCGAGACCGACACCGAATTTGGTCAGCTCTTGCCCTTCATTGTGGGTGTTGACCATTCGTCCCAGCATGGTGGAGGCGTTTTCGCGTTTGTCGTCGTCGAAGTTGGGGACTTTTTGGCTGGCGTCGCTCAGTTTTAGGGATAGCTCCCCGGAGCCTTCGTCGAGTTGCACCAGGCCATCACGCAAGGCGGCTGCTCCAACGGAGAGTTGTTGGGTGCCGTCGACAAGCTGCGTGGTGCCCGCGGTGAGAGTTTTCGTGCCGATGACAAGCTTGCCCGACCCTTCTGAAAGCGCACCAAGTCCCGTGGCCAGCTGGCTTGCGCCGGTTCCAGCCGCGGTCATGCCTTGGCGGTACTCGGACTCAGGGTTGTCCAGCTGGTACGCGAGGGCGTGCGCGCCGGTCTGGAGGCGCTGCAGGTCGGCGGCGGTTTTCGATGCGGGCCCGACGCCCTGCTGGCTTATCGACGCAATGACCCCATCAAACTGGTTGGCCAAGTCGATCGCTGCTGGGATGCCCAGGGCGCGAAGTTGCGCCGAAGCGTTCACCAGCGGAGCCAGCACTTGGTTTTGGGCGTTGGTGAGGCCGCCTGCCATCCCGACGATCTTGTCTACCCCGGCAGCGATTTGGGAGGCTCCGGAACCGAGCTGGGTGGTGGCCCCTTGTAGCTGGCCCAGTCCGTTATCGAGCTGGACTGCGCCGTCGGCAGCTTTTTTAATCCCTGCGTCTAGCTGGGATGTGCCGTTGGCAAGCTGTTGTGCACCGTTGTTGAGTTGGGTGCTTTTCTCGGCGAGAGTGTGGTTGCCCTCGGCGAGCTTATCGGAGCCGGTGCGGGCCTGGCTGACGCCGTCGCTGAGTTTCTTGGAGCCATCGGCTGCCTGCCCCAGACCGCTACTGATGGTGTTGAAGCCGATGAGCAGCTGGTTGGTGGCCTTTTTGCCGAGTTCCGCGTCGATGGTGCTCACGACCTGGTTTGTGACGGTGTTGCCCAGCATGGTGGCGATGAAGCCGTTAGCGTTGTTGTACACCGTGGCGATCTGCGCGGCATGCGGATTGTCGCTATCGACGCTGGTCACAGCCTCGGAAAAGTCGGTGGGCAGTTCGAGCGCGAAATAGTAGGTACCGTCGGCGACGCCACGTTCTGCCTCTTGCGCTGTGGCTTCGACAAAACCGACCTTGTCGCTCTCGATGAGCTTGCGCTGGACTTGTTCACCGGCGTTGATGTGCTCGCCCTTCACCTCGGCTCCGGTGTCGGAATTGACCACCGCTACGGGGAGGTCTTTCAGGCCCGTAATTGGGTCCCAGTATGCCCAGGGGAACAATCCGCCGAAGATCAGTGGGAGGAGAGTGAGAACAACGAAGGCCGCGCGTGGGAGTTTGCCAGTAGCAAATCGACGCAACTCAGAGCCAATGTGGAACAGGTTCATTGGACGCTTCCTCCGTCCAGGGAAATAACGGTGTCAAAGTCTGAGTGTTCATCAGGATTGGTTGAGGCCACCAGGACAGGCACTCGTTCAGAAAGGCGCCGGAGCTGAGAAATCAAATCTGCCCGGATGGCTCCGCTGCGAACCTGGTCGATGTCGTCGATGATGACGAGGGCAGGTTCGGGCCTCGCAAGGAGTGCCAGAGCGACACGCAACAGGAAGCGGTCGGCGGGCCCCAGCTTGCCGACGTGCAGCGCCGGATCAAACTCGAGGGCAAACAGCTCTGCGAGTTCTTTCCACCGCTCGATCTGGTCGACGTCGCGCGGGGTGCGCCGGTACCACGGCGCTGACCAGGCAGATACCTCGCGAATGTAGGTGGCGGCGGAGACGTTGCGGTCGAGGCCGTCGATGTCCGGGACACCTGCGAGGGCAACTTGTTGCGCGATGCTGCGAGGCGTGGAAAGTTCCTCACCGCCCACTCCGCGCAGGACGATGCTGCCTTCCCGCGGCTTCATGCGTCCGGCGAGCGTGAGCATAGTGGTGGTTGCGGAAGACTCCCGACCTGTGGTGACCAGATTGAGGGGTGTGGTCAGGGTGAAATCCGGGACATGTTGTCCGGTAGCGACCACAAGGGAGTCAACATGCAAAAAAGTATCCGGGGGCATCGGTTCCTAATTTCCTAACCGGAGGTTGGACTATCACTTAACTGTGGGTCTATCATGCTCCTACAGAGATACATTCGCAAATATGGAGGTGGGAAGCCAGCCATGCGTGCTGATGCGCGTCGACGCAGAGAGGCAATTATCGAGGCCGCGAAGACTGTTTTCGCAGCCGGCCCAGACTCAGGCACGTTGGAGGATGTAGCCAAAGTGGCCGGGGTGGGCATCGCCACCGTGTACCGCAACTTCCGCGACAAGGATGCATTGCTCATCGCGCTTCTCGACGACCTCCTGGCCGCGATCGTCAGCCTCCAAGAAGACACGCTTGCCTCTTTCGAATCAGAACCGGAACGAAAGTGGCACGCCTACGCTCATGGTCTTATTGACCTTGGCTTGGCTCCGCTGATCGTCAAAGCGAGTGATGACACGGTGCGCGAGCTACTTCCCCACTTCTTGGAGTTCCGCGACCAGATCACAGCCAACAATCGACGGATTGTCGGCTTGGCCCGGCAGCATGGACTGGTGCGGGCGGATATTTCTTCCGCACTGTTTATTAACGGCATTATTCAGGCAGCCCGGCCAGCAGTCACTACCATCCTGCCGGCGGTGCCGAACGTGGAAACCCGACTGGTCGATATTGTGCTCACCGGGCTCCGGCCCGTCTCCTGACCTAGTCTGGAAGGTATGACCACGTCGCCAGCCACAGCTTTTCTCGCAGCTTTTAACGCCATCGAGAGCCACCTTCGGAACGCCTTGAATGCACGAAATTCCGATAGCTTTTCCTGGATGGTGCGTCAGGCAGCGCAGCGCCGGATCATGACAGAGCGCCAGTCACGCACGTTGTTGGACTATGCGGAGTTACGGAACGCAATTGACCACGGCGAGTTCGATGATGGTCAGCCGATCGCTGACCCCCGAGAACAAACAATCACAACCATTGAGGCTATTCGAGATAGTTTGCTTCATCCCCCGTCAGCTCTCACTGTCCTCGGCCCCCTCCCCGTGCGGACGGTGGGCCCGGAAGATACCATCGCTGACGTGTTGGAGCTAGTGCGCACGACACAGTTCACCCAGTTCCCCGTGTATCAGGGGCGCCGGTTTCATGGCTTACTTTCCGCCCGCACACTCACCCGGTGGGTGGCCAATGACTATACGGATAACGGCACACTCGATGCTATGACGGTCACTGACGTTTTACGCTACGCCAGTAACTCGGAGGCGGTGGAGTTTTTGCCTCGTAATGTCTCGGCCACGACGGCTCTGCTCACTCTCCTTAGCCCCGGCTCGATCCAGTTTGCGCTGATCACAGAGAACGGGCACCAGCATGAGACCCCGCTGCGCGTCATCGGTCGTAGCGATCTGCCTACTCTCCATGCGGCAACCGAGCCGGTGAGGGCTGTTCGAAAACGCTAACAAAAAGCATTATTGTTGATGTAACAATATTTTCTCGGTCAGTTAGGATCCACATGCAATTCGGAATTTTTACCATCGGCGACGTCACTACGGATCCCACCACCGGGCGCAGCCCCACCGAGGCCGAGCGCATCCAATCCATGACTGCCATCGCACTCAAAGCGGAAGAGGTAGGCCTTGATGTGTTCGCGACTGGCGAGCACCACAACCCGCCTTTTGTCCCCTCATCCCCTACCACGCACCTGGGCTACCTTGCCGCAAAAACCGACAACATTATCCTGTCCACCGCTACCACGTTGATCACCACCAATGATCCGGTGAAGATCGCGGAGGACTACGCGTTCCTGCAGCACCTATCGGGTGGCCGCGTGGACCTGATGATGGGTCGCGGGAACACCGGCCCCGTGTATCCCTGGTTTGGTAAGGACATCCGCCAGGGCATCCCGCTCGCCGTGGAAAACTATCACCTGCTTCGTCGTTTGTGGCGCGAGGATGTGGTGAATTGGCAAGGTGAGTTCCGCACCCCGCTGCGGGGCTACACCAGCACCCCAGCCCCACTGGACGGCGTGCCTCCGTTCGTGTGGCACGGCTCAATTCGTTCGGTCGAAATCGCAGATCAGGCAGCCTTTTATGGCGATGGATTCTTCCACAACAATATTTTCTGGAACAAGGAACACACCGCTCGCATGGTGAACTCCTATCGGCGCCGCTTCGAACAATACGGCCACGGCAGGGCCGACCAAGCGATCGTCGGATTGGGCGGTCAGATTTTCGTGGCCGATTCTGAAGCCGAGGCAAAGCGCATCTTCCGCCCGTATTTTGACAACGCCCCAGTGTATGGTCACGGACCGTCGCTAGAAGAATTTACCGAAGTAACACCACTGACCGTCGGCACGTGCGAGCAGGTCATCGAACGCACCATGCAGTTCGCGGATTGGGTCGGCGATTACCAACGTCAGCTTTTCCTCATCGACCACGCCGGGCTGCCCCTTACAATGGTCCTCGAACAGATCGAGATTCTCGGTCGCGACATCGTTCCGGAGCTGCGCCGTCGTATGGAAGCGCGTCGCCCGGACCATGTGCCATCCAATCCGCCCACGCACGCTACCCTCAAAGCACAACCAGATTCGCCGCACTTTAAGGTCATGCCAGGAAAGGAAAGTTAATGCATCACCTCGTTGTGATCAACGCAGGCTTATCGACGCCCTCCTCGAGCCGCACCCTCGCCGAGCAACTCGCGGCAGCAACGACCACCGCACTTTCCACGCGTGGCGAAGCCTCAGACATCCACTACATTGACCTGCGTGACCTGGTAATGGACCTGGCGCAGTCGTTTACCAACCCTGGTTTTAGCTCTCCGAAGCTCAGCGCCGCGATTGAGCGCACGGAATCGGCGAGCGCTCTCATCGTGGTCACACCCATTTACAAGGCAAGCTACTCCGGCGTATTTAAGATGTTCTTCGACATCATTGATCAAAAAGCGATCATCGATAAGCCGGTACTCATGGGCGCCACTGCCGGTAGCCCTCGGCATTCCCTCGCTCTCGAACACGCTGTCCGTCCCCTGTTTTCCTTCCTGCGGGCACGCACCATCGCCACCGCGGTGTTCGCTGCTACCGAAGACTTCGGTGGTTCCAACGAACTCGGGGACCGGATCGTGCGCGCAGCCGGTGAATTGGCTACCAGTTTGACGTCGGTAAGTACGACCGTCGGCGGGCTCGGTGGTACCTTCGCACGCGACGGAGAGGCAGATGACCTGGGAGAAGGCAG
It contains:
- a CDS encoding CE1759 family FMN reductase, yielding MHHLVVINAGLSTPSSSRTLAEQLAAATTTALSTRGEASDIHYIDLRDLVMDLAQSFTNPGFSSPKLSAAIERTESASALIVVTPIYKASYSGVFKMFFDIIDQKAIIDKPVLMGATAGSPRHSLALEHAVRPLFSFLRARTIATAVFAATEDFGGSNELGDRIVRAAGELATSLTSVSTTVGGLGGTFARDGEADDLGEGSFADRIRKYN
- a CDS encoding CBS domain-containing protein — encoded protein: MTTSPATAFLAAFNAIESHLRNALNARNSDSFSWMVRQAAQRRIMTERQSRTLLDYAELRNAIDHGEFDDGQPIADPREQTITTIEAIRDSLLHPPSALTVLGPLPVRTVGPEDTIADVLELVRTTQFTQFPVYQGRRFHGLLSARTLTRWVANDYTDNGTLDAMTVTDVLRYASNSEAVEFLPRNVSATTALLTLLSPGSIQFALITENGHQHETPLRVIGRSDLPTLHAATEPVRAVRKR
- a CDS encoding TetR/AcrR family transcriptional regulator, with protein sequence MRADARRRREAIIEAAKTVFAAGPDSGTLEDVAKVAGVGIATVYRNFRDKDALLIALLDDLLAAIVSLQEDTLASFESEPERKWHAYAHGLIDLGLAPLIVKASDDTVRELLPHFLEFRDQITANNRRIVGLARQHGLVRADISSALFINGIIQAARPAVTTILPAVPNVETRLVDIVLTGLRPVS
- a CDS encoding YhgE/Pip domain-containing protein, whose product is MNLFHIGSELRRFATGKLPRAAFVVLTLLPLIFGGLFPWAYWDPITGLKDLPVAVVNSDTGAEVKGEHINAGEQVQRKLIESDKVGFVEATAQEAERGVADGTYYFALELPTDFSEAVTSVDSDNPHAAQIATVYNNANGFIATMLGNTVTNQVVSTIDAELGKKATNQLLIGFNTISSGLGQAADGSKKLSDGVSQARTGSDKLAEGNHTLAEKSTQLNNGAQQLANGTSQLDAGIKKAADGAVQLDNGLGQLQGATTQLGSGASQIAAGVDKIVGMAGGLTNAQNQVLAPLVNASAQLRALGIPAAIDLANQFDGVIASISQQGVGPASKTAADLQRLQTGAHALAYQLDNPESEYRQGMTAAGTGASQLATGLGALSEGSGKLVIGTKTLTAGTTQLVDGTQQLSVGAAALRDGLVQLDEGSGELSLKLSDASQKVPNFDDDKRENASTMLGRMVNTHNEGQELTKFGVGLAPFFASLAMFLGGTMMFMVLRPLKRRAIDAGMHPFRVAISSWIPGIIIGSLQATAVWFVLEFLLGAHAVHPLGLWAALIGVSMTFVAVTQSINALVGTSAGRLLCIILMALQLVSSGGLYPPETQPAFLRWFHTIDPITYSVNLFRQMLVGGHSVWDGRLTQSILVLGCVLIGALTITTLSAWRDRVMSLDTLHPELNI
- a CDS encoding LLM class flavin-dependent oxidoreductase; translated protein: MQFGIFTIGDVTTDPTTGRSPTEAERIQSMTAIALKAEEVGLDVFATGEHHNPPFVPSSPTTHLGYLAAKTDNIILSTATTLITTNDPVKIAEDYAFLQHLSGGRVDLMMGRGNTGPVYPWFGKDIRQGIPLAVENYHLLRRLWREDVVNWQGEFRTPLRGYTSTPAPLDGVPPFVWHGSIRSVEIADQAAFYGDGFFHNNIFWNKEHTARMVNSYRRRFEQYGHGRADQAIVGLGGQIFVADSEAEAKRIFRPYFDNAPVYGHGPSLEEFTEVTPLTVGTCEQVIERTMQFADWVGDYQRQLFLIDHAGLPLTMVLEQIEILGRDIVPELRRRMEARRPDHVPSNPPTHATLKAQPDSPHFKVMPGKES